From one Candidatus Woesearchaeota archaeon genomic stretch:
- a CDS encoding RNA-guided pseudouridylation complex pseudouridine synthase subunit Cbf5, which produces MINKLPFELIEYKILIKKPSETSEKYGCAPEERKTEDIIEYGIINLDKPKGPTSHQVSAYVQKILGISKSGHSGTLDPAVTGILPVALGRATRIVQTLLPAGKEYICLMHIHKQIEEKLLRKVLDDFLGKIRQLPPIKSAVKRVERTREIYYLEILEIQDQDVLFIVGCQAGTYIRKLCDDIGKKLGCGAHMAELRRTKAGPFKEDESLSTLHDLTDAFYYYKNDGNDKFIRKIILTIEHAVSHIPQAWVLDTTVDSLCHGSDLKIPGISKLNDQIIFSDMVAVMTLKNELVAIGTAKMNSEEIMKKDKGVAVKIEKVFMQPGTYPRIS; this is translated from the coding sequence ATGATCAACAAGCTGCCGTTCGAATTAATAGAATACAAGATCTTAATCAAAAAACCATCTGAAACTTCTGAAAAATACGGCTGCGCTCCTGAAGAAAGAAAGACAGAAGACATCATAGAATATGGGATAATTAACTTAGACAAGCCAAAAGGGCCTACATCGCACCAGGTTTCAGCTTATGTCCAAAAGATTTTAGGGATTTCGAAGTCAGGGCATTCTGGAACTTTGGATCCTGCTGTTACAGGCATTCTTCCGGTTGCCTTAGGCAGGGCAACAAGGATTGTGCAGACATTATTGCCTGCAGGAAAAGAATATATCTGCCTTATGCACATCCATAAACAAATAGAAGAAAAATTATTAAGAAAAGTTTTAGATGATTTTCTTGGAAAGATAAGGCAACTGCCTCCGATAAAGAGCGCTGTTAAAAGAGTTGAGAGAACAAGAGAAATATATTATTTGGAAATTCTTGAAATCCAGGATCAGGATGTTTTGTTCATAGTCGGCTGCCAGGCAGGAACATATATAAGAAAGTTATGCGACGATATCGGAAAAAAACTTGGCTGCGGAGCGCATATGGCAGAGTTAAGAAGGACAAAAGCCGGGCCTTTCAAAGAGGATGAAAGCTTATCCACATTGCATGACCTGACTGATGCATTTTACTATTACAAAAATGATGGCAATGATAAATTCATCAGAAAAATAATACTTACGATTGAACATGCTGTTTCTCATATCCCGCAAGCATGGGTATTGGATACAACAGTCGACAGCCTGTGCCACGGCTCAGACCTGAAAATCCCAGGAATAAGCAAATTAAATGACCAAATAATTTTCAGCGATATGGTAGCTGTAATGACTTTAAAAAATGAATTAGTGGCGATCGGCACAGCAAAGATGAATTCTGAGGAGATTATGAAAAAAGATAAAGGCGTTGCCGTGAAAATAGAAAAAGTGTTTATGCAGCCGGGAACTTATCCGAGGATTTCCTGA
- a CDS encoding type II toxin-antitoxin system VapC family toxin: MTALLDSWCWIEYFNGTDAGKKIAEYIDSDKSLFISVINLAEVYKYALSRKSEKDADMIVSMMMSRCFILPVEAKTALNAAKLNWEKKWGLGDSLIYITAKAHNLQLISGDQHFKNQENIIYIEK, encoded by the coding sequence TTGACCGCTTTGCTTGATTCATGGTGCTGGATCGAATATTTCAACGGAACAGATGCAGGAAAAAAGATAGCTGAATATATTGATTCAGACAAAAGCCTGTTTATTAGCGTCATAAATCTTGCAGAAGTATACAAGTATGCTTTATCCAGGAAAAGCGAAAAAGATGCCGATATGATTGTTTCTATGATGATGTCGAGATGCTTTATACTGCCGGTAGAAGCTAAAACCGCCCTGAATGCAGCTAAACTAAACTGGGAGAAAAAATGGGGATTAGGAGATTCTTTGATATACATAACTGCAAAAGCTCATAACCTGCAATTAATCTCAGGTGATCAGCATTTTAAAAACCAGGAAAACATCATTTATATTGAAAAGTAA
- a CDS encoding DUF357 domain-containing protein: protein MENKITNDKLSKYFDITGRALKKVKIAKERKISWKSSAEDFLDMAQRYYDDAKHFKEKGDIVNAFACLNYAHGWLDAGARLGLFDVDHDSSLFTVD from the coding sequence ATGGAAAACAAGATAACCAACGATAAACTAAGCAAATACTTTGACATCACAGGCAGGGCATTGAAAAAGGTAAAAATAGCCAAAGAGAGGAAGATCAGCTGGAAAAGCTCTGCTGAGGATTTTCTTGACATGGCCCAGAGATATTATGACGATGCAAAACATTTCAAAGAGAAAGGCGACATTGTGAATGCATTCGCCTGCCTTAATTACGCGCACGGCTGGCTCGATGCCGGCGCAAGGCTGGGCTTATTTGATGTTGATCATGACTCTTCCCTTTTTACTGTGGATTGA
- a CDS encoding cation:proton antiporter: MENIFLDIGVIIIVAAVGAFLARLIKQPLIPAYVIGGILLGPVLGLIVNNESIATLSEIGIAFLLFIVGLEMDFRKLKNVALVCTAGGLIQMAALFGLGFLIAFLFGFKSFDPLYLGLIIAFSSTMVVIKLLADKGEIETLHGRIIIGILLMEDVVAIFALSLIQNLGNFGLYDITISTLKGIAVFVISWIASKYILPYLFKFAAKTQEILFLGALATSFAFSILFSYLGFSIVIGAFTAGIALANTNYSIEIAGKIKSLKDFFSTIFFVSLGLQILPGTIMPMLPLLIALILAIIIIKPLLTITICSIFGYKKRPSFIAAISLAQTSEFSLIIVMQGVLLGHISNAFFSMAVVLATATMLFTSYFIKFDNFLYEKIGHLLNFYSVFVRYEEEPDNMTEHNDVALLGYDRIGYSILKKLKLMGYRPIIVDYNPDIIKRLKSQKFSCMYGDVGDSETLAKLGFSHMNMIISTVPDKFDNLLIIKNARESNEKAIMFVTANNVDDALELYDAGADYVILPHFLGGEHVSLLIEKFSADLRSILEIKMRHIEELKERKKLGHEHPEHAK, encoded by the coding sequence ATGGAAAACATATTCCTTGATATCGGGGTAATAATAATTGTTGCGGCAGTTGGAGCCTTCTTGGCAAGGCTGATAAAGCAGCCTTTGATTCCTGCATATGTTATCGGGGGCATTCTTCTCGGCCCTGTTTTAGGGCTTATAGTGAACAACGAATCAATAGCAACATTATCAGAAATAGGCATTGCCTTCTTATTGTTCATTGTGGGCTTAGAGATGGATTTCAGGAAACTGAAAAACGTTGCGTTAGTATGCACAGCCGGCGGACTGATTCAGATGGCTGCATTGTTCGGCCTTGGATTTTTAATTGCATTTCTTTTCGGCTTTAAAAGCTTTGATCCTTTGTACCTGGGCCTGATCATAGCATTCAGCTCCACAATGGTTGTCATTAAATTGCTGGCTGACAAAGGCGAAATCGAAACTCTGCACGGCAGAATCATAATCGGAATCCTGCTTATGGAGGATGTTGTTGCAATATTCGCATTGTCATTAATACAGAATCTTGGCAATTTTGGCTTATATGACATTACAATCTCGACTTTGAAAGGAATAGCTGTTTTTGTGATTTCATGGATCGCAAGCAAATATATACTGCCTTACCTGTTCAAATTTGCTGCAAAAACACAGGAAATATTATTTTTAGGAGCATTGGCAACGTCATTTGCATTCTCAATATTGTTCAGCTATCTTGGGTTTTCAATAGTTATCGGAGCATTTACAGCAGGAATTGCGCTTGCAAATACAAATTATTCAATAGAAATAGCAGGCAAAATAAAATCATTGAAGGATTTCTTCTCCACAATATTTTTTGTTTCGCTTGGATTGCAGATATTGCCCGGAACAATAATGCCGATGCTGCCGCTTCTTATAGCATTGATCCTTGCAATAATAATCATCAAGCCCCTATTGACAATAACAATATGCAGCATTTTCGGCTATAAAAAAAGGCCGTCTTTCATTGCAGCAATATCATTGGCGCAGACAAGCGAATTCTCGCTGATAATAGTAATGCAGGGCGTATTATTGGGCCATATAAGCAATGCATTCTTTTCAATGGCGGTAGTGCTTGCAACTGCAACAATGCTTTTCACATCTTATTTCATAAAGTTTGATAATTTCCTTTACGAAAAAATCGGGCATTTGCTCAACTTTTACAGCGTATTTGTGAGATATGAAGAAGAGCCTGATAACATGACAGAGCATAATGATGTTGCGCTTCTGGGCTATGATAGGATAGGCTACAGCATACTCAAGAAACTGAAATTAATGGGATACAGGCCAATAATTGTTGATTATAATCCTGATATCATCAAAAGGCTGAAAAGCCAGAAATTTTCGTGCATGTATGGCGATGTCGGCGATTCAGAAACATTGGCAAAGCTTGGCTTCAGCCACATGAACATGATTATTTCGACTGTTCCGGACAAGTTTGACAACCTTCTTATCATAAAAAATGCAAGAGAATCGAATGAAAAGGCAATTATGTTTGTTACAGCAAATAATGTTGATGATGCCTTAGAGCTTTATGATGCCGGAGCCGATTATGTCATACTGCCGCATTTCCTTGGTGGAGAGCACGTTTCCCTGCTTATTGAGAAATTTTCAGCTGACTTAAGAAGCATTTTAGAAATAAAAATGAGGCACATAGAAGAGCTTAAAGAGAGAAAGAAACTGGGTCATGAGCATCCGGAGCATGCAAAATGA
- a CDS encoding TIM barrel protein, translating to MEFARPYYNTMDRSYFGQSKDIESPVIGIADLGATVTEGRAGGGTFLQSFQAAIREGAGQVELATQMEGAEPGTGAESYGKEARQELKDLAIANQVRITSIHAPHQIGNLSGFDPQRGFNDEVRKTALEEVKKAIEFASDVGGQAVVVHTGEYQRPFSDQEWNKMGEFRGYDEEATRATVWMVDDRTGHVLGDVKRSQVVYEPVYKTAETNGFVGKVDPKTGHVFRKDDWVDMRGTWLDPTKAEDLFKRVPIWDETRSRFETKRLTWDDFVKRAEEWTIEHPGDKKLPEEMFYKTQLENQMLQARGSSLYHAQFYERYKKDRDRALKALEYYEKLESNIPEDEKWKIMKEMGGELGGLVPPEVKKPSEWLKENINQLEKHLQFTHESSASADAQADLIQEQLKHVLPVNKYAIEQSLKSYAQAGIYAMQQSTEKHLKNDVFVAPEHIFPEMGYGSHPKELIQLVKGAREKMIEFLTEKKISDPEGHRDREGNIIMVENPYFRGISKEQATKEAENHIKATLDTQHLGMWWKYFQPKPGETNEQTRKRFDSWYMDQIKELEKEKILGHVHIVDGFGRGHTHLPAGQGLTPIQSAVEYLMKKGFKGTLVSEGFAEGGRRQLTESWRLFGSPIYGAVGPMRGGSTTKWSDVENSYFGKTQTPYYVFGAYSPSNDWTLWTQVPLE from the coding sequence ATGGAATTTGCAAGGCCATATTACAATACAATGGATCGCAGCTATTTCGGCCAGTCAAAGGATATTGAAAGCCCTGTTATCGGAATAGCAGATTTAGGAGCAACTGTGACAGAAGGAAGAGCCGGAGGAGGAACATTTCTGCAAAGTTTTCAGGCAGCAATAAGAGAAGGAGCTGGCCAGGTAGAGCTTGCAACGCAGATGGAAGGGGCAGAGCCAGGCACTGGAGCAGAGTCATACGGCAAAGAAGCAAGGCAGGAGCTAAAAGATTTAGCAATCGCCAACCAAGTTAGAATAACGAGCATTCATGCTCCGCACCAAATTGGAAATTTATCAGGATTTGACCCGCAGCGCGGGTTTAATGACGAAGTAAGAAAGACTGCTTTAGAGGAAGTAAAGAAGGCAATAGAATTTGCATCTGATGTCGGCGGCCAGGCAGTTGTTGTTCATACTGGCGAATACCAGAGGCCGTTTTCCGACCAGGAATGGAATAAGATGGGGGAGTTTAGAGGTTATGATGAAGAAGCAACAAGAGCAACAGTTTGGATGGTTGATGACAGGACAGGCCATGTGCTTGGTGATGTCAAGAGGAGCCAGGTTGTTTACGAGCCTGTTTATAAGACAGCTGAAACTAATGGATTTGTTGGTAAGGTAGACCCAAAAACAGGCCATGTTTTCAGAAAAGACGATTGGGTTGATATGCGTGGCACTTGGCTTGATCCAACCAAGGCAGAGGATTTATTCAAAAGAGTCCCGATATGGGATGAAACCAGATCAAGATTTGAAACCAAAAGATTGACATGGGATGATTTTGTAAAAAGAGCAGAAGAATGGACTATAGAGCATCCTGGTGATAAAAAACTGCCAGAAGAGATGTTCTATAAAACGCAGCTTGAAAACCAGATGCTGCAGGCAAGGGGCTCTTCATTGTATCATGCACAATTTTACGAGCGTTATAAAAAAGACAGGGACAGGGCATTGAAAGCCTTGGAGTACTATGAAAAATTAGAATCAAATATTCCTGAAGATGAAAAATGGAAGATAATGAAAGAAATGGGAGGCGAACTTGGCGGCTTAGTTCCTCCTGAAGTTAAAAAACCGAGCGAATGGCTAAAGGAAAACATAAACCAACTTGAGAAGCATCTTCAATTTACGCATGAATCATCTGCTTCTGCTGATGCTCAGGCTGACTTGATTCAGGAGCAGTTAAAACACGTCTTGCCCGTCAATAAATATGCAATTGAGCAGTCATTGAAATCTTATGCGCAGGCAGGGATTTATGCAATGCAGCAGAGCACTGAGAAGCATCTGAAGAACGATGTTTTTGTTGCGCCAGAGCATATTTTCCCAGAGATGGGATATGGAAGCCATCCTAAAGAATTGATACAGCTTGTTAAAGGCGCAAGAGAAAAAATGATTGAGTTTCTGACGGAAAAAAAGATTTCAGATCCAGAAGGCCATCGTGATAGGGAAGGCAATATAATTATGGTTGAAAATCCCTATTTCAGGGGCATTTCAAAAGAACAAGCGACAAAAGAAGCTGAGAATCATATTAAGGCAACACTTGATACGCAGCATTTGGGTATGTGGTGGAAATATTTCCAGCCAAAGCCAGGCGAAACCAATGAACAGACTAGAAAAAGATTTGACAGCTGGTATATGGACCAGATAAAAGAATTGGAAAAAGAAAAGATATTAGGCCATGTTCATATTGTTGATGGCTTTGGAAGAGGGCACACACATTTGCCAGCAGGGCAAGGATTAACTCCAATACAGTCTGCAGTAGAATATCTAATGAAAAAAGGCTTTAAGGGAACGCTTGTCAGCGAGGGATTTGCTGAAGGCGGCAGAAGGCAGCTGACAGAGTCATGGAGATTGTTCGGCAGCCCTATTTACGGCGCAGTTGGTCCTATGAGAGGAGGATCAACAACAAAATGGAGTGATGTGGAGAATTCTTATTTCGGGAAAACACAGACGCCATATTATGTGTTTGGAGCTTACTCGCCCTCAAATGACTGGACATTATGGACTCAGGTGCCGCTGGAGTAA
- the ftsZ gene encoding cell division protein FtsZ codes for MEELEVGNANIKVIGVGGAGNNMVSWLYKKGVKGAEVIAVNTDKQHLDISEADRKFLLGVGVTRGLGCGGFPQKGAAAAQETLNEIKSVLTGADMVFICAGMGGGTGTGAAPVVARVAKEAGTIVIGTVTMPFKIERARIDKAEFGLQELRQSCDTVIVIDNNRLVQIAGNLPIQQAFAVANELISTMIRGIVETIAIPSLVNLDFADVKAIMSNGGVAAIGVGASDTNNRVDEAVKGALSNPLLEIDYKGATGALIHIEGGPDMTLDEVSRIGEMVTETLDEDANVIWGARVSDAMKGKITVMTIITGVHSPWIIGKVDRKTKQQMAKRMSEELGIELM; via the coding sequence ATGGAGGAGTTAGAAGTCGGGAACGCAAATATAAAAGTTATAGGCGTAGGTGGAGCGGGCAACAATATGGTTTCATGGCTCTATAAAAAAGGAGTCAAGGGAGCCGAAGTTATTGCTGTAAATACAGACAAACAGCATTTGGATATTTCTGAAGCAGACAGGAAGTTCTTGCTTGGCGTTGGTGTAACACGAGGCTTAGGCTGCGGCGGATTTCCTCAAAAAGGAGCAGCTGCTGCGCAGGAAACATTGAATGAGATAAAATCAGTGTTAACTGGTGCGGACATGGTTTTCATTTGCGCAGGAATGGGCGGCGGAACAGGAACAGGAGCAGCGCCGGTTGTAGCAAGAGTTGCAAAAGAAGCAGGCACAATTGTAATCGGCACAGTAACCATGCCATTCAAGATAGAAAGAGCAAGAATTGACAAGGCAGAATTCGGGCTGCAGGAATTAAGGCAGTCTTGCGACACAGTCATCGTGATTGATAACAACAGGCTAGTTCAGATTGCAGGCAACCTGCCTATACAGCAGGCATTTGCAGTTGCAAATGAATTGATAAGCACAATGATCAGGGGCATAGTCGAAACAATTGCTATTCCCAGCTTAGTTAACTTGGATTTCGCAGATGTCAAGGCAATAATGAGCAATGGAGGGGTTGCAGCAATTGGTGTAGGCGCATCAGACACAAACAACAGAGTGGATGAAGCAGTCAAAGGAGCATTATCCAACCCATTATTGGAAATAGACTACAAGGGTGCAACAGGCGCTTTGATACATATTGAAGGCGGCCCGGATATGACTTTGGATGAAGTAAGCAGAATTGGCGAAATGGTTACAGAAACGCTTGATGAAGACGCAAACGTCATCTGGGGAGCAAGAGTTAGCGATGCAATGAAAGGCAAAATAACTGTGATGACAATAATAACAGGAGTTCATTCTCCATGGATAATCGGCAAAGTTGACAGGAAAACAAAGCAGCAAATGGCAAAAAGGATGAGTGAGGAGCTTGGAATTGAGTTGATGTGA
- a CDS encoding MFS transporter, giving the protein MLKKPINLDREVKKSLSYSITEGSFWSIMAGFGESFFGAFAVFLNANNVQIGLLGSLPQFLGSVSQLFTLKLLEFFKSRKKFVVVNVVLQALMHLPIIFAFFIPHVKIQYLIFFVCLYFIFGAIGSPAWNSWMGNLVDSSTKGSFFGIRNRLINICMLLSFTAGGYILYRFSDGSMRQFTGYAIIFFIALLARLMSSHLLSKQYEPHYAVSRERDVGFFEIFKKSQFKNFKNFALYIALLNFGVFIAGPFFTPYMLYELKFNYLQFTAINATAILVKFLFTPVWGKHIDTYGSKKALILAGVMMPVVPVLWFFSQNFWYLAIIQIYSGFVWSGMDTASATYIFDSTLPYTRIKSLSYYNVLSGTTMLLGSLIGGYTIRLNNMFWSSYLLVFIISGIVRLFALILLLKIKETRPVEKTSYDGLFFKIVSSEPIMNTVYSFFFFRQRKIRNEKISIHSKKGRVMINIK; this is encoded by the coding sequence ATGCTAAAAAAACCAATCAACCTAGACAGAGAAGTCAAGAAAAGCCTAAGCTATTCGATAACAGAGGGATCCTTTTGGTCGATAATGGCTGGCTTCGGAGAATCGTTCTTCGGCGCATTTGCTGTTTTTCTCAATGCAAACAATGTCCAGATCGGCCTGCTTGGATCTCTGCCCCAGTTCTTAGGTTCAGTTTCACAGCTTTTTACATTGAAGCTGCTTGAATTTTTCAAATCAAGAAAAAAATTTGTAGTTGTAAATGTTGTGCTTCAGGCCTTAATGCACCTACCGATAATATTTGCCTTTTTTATTCCTCATGTGAAAATCCAGTACCTTATATTTTTTGTATGCCTTTATTTTATTTTTGGCGCGATTGGAAGCCCGGCATGGAACAGCTGGATGGGCAACCTTGTTGACAGCAGCACAAAAGGCTCTTTTTTTGGAATACGGAATAGGCTGATAAATATTTGCATGTTGCTGTCTTTCACTGCAGGAGGATATATACTCTATCGTTTCTCAGACGGCAGCATGAGGCAGTTTACAGGCTACGCAATAATCTTTTTCATAGCATTGCTTGCGCGATTAATGTCCTCTCATCTTCTGTCAAAGCAATATGAGCCGCATTATGCCGTGTCAAGAGAAAGAGATGTTGGCTTTTTTGAGATATTCAAAAAAAGCCAGTTCAAGAACTTCAAAAATTTTGCGTTATACATCGCTTTGCTGAATTTTGGCGTATTTATTGCAGGCCCATTCTTCACCCCATACATGCTTTACGAGTTAAAGTTCAATTACTTGCAATTCACTGCCATAAACGCGACAGCCATTCTTGTAAAATTTTTATTCACACCAGTATGGGGCAAGCATATTGACACCTATGGCTCTAAAAAAGCCCTGATATTGGCAGGCGTCATGATGCCTGTTGTGCCTGTTCTGTGGTTTTTCTCCCAAAATTTTTGGTATCTAGCAATAATACAGATTTATAGCGGATTTGTATGGTCGGGCATGGATACAGCGTCTGCCACCTATATCTTTGATTCAACTCTACCTTATACAAGGATAAAATCACTGTCTTATTATAATGTGCTTAGCGGAACAACAATGCTTCTTGGCTCTCTTATTGGCGGCTATACAATAAGGCTGAACAATATGTTCTGGTCAAGCTATCTTTTAGTTTTCATAATTTCAGGAATAGTAAGATTGTTTGCGTTGATACTGCTGTTAAAAATAAAGGAAACAAGGCCTGTTGAAAAGACATCTTATGACGGGCTGTTTTTCAAAATAGTCAGCAGCGAGCCTATAATGAACACAGTATATTCTTTTTTCTTTTTCAGGCAAAGAAAAATAAGAAACGAAAAGATTTCAATCCACAGTAAAAAGGGAAGAGTCATGATCAACATCAAATAA
- a CDS encoding YhbY family RNA-binding protein gives MSLKDKARNIEATARIGKNGLTKGIIAEIKRQLKDKKIIKVKLLKSFIAGKDKKSIAKEIAEKTSSEIMQIIGFTITLYKK, from the coding sequence ATGAGCTTAAAAGACAAGGCCAGAAACATTGAAGCCACAGCGAGAATCGGCAAGAACGGATTGACAAAAGGCATTATAGCTGAGATTAAAAGGCAGCTTAAAGATAAAAAAATAATTAAAGTCAAGCTGCTGAAATCATTTATCGCTGGCAAGGATAAGAAAAGCATTGCAAAAGAAATTGCTGAAAAAACAAGCTCAGAAATTATGCAGATTATAGGATTCACAATCACTTTATATAAAAAATAA